GGACAACCAGGAGCAACTGGCTCTGTGGTCAGCAACCAGCGTTTTTGAAGGCAGTGGCTggaagctctgcagccctgAAGCCAGGCAGCTTGTTGGGAAGCTTTCCAGAAGCTGATTctagcaggcagcagcagcactacaGACCTACACTACCTTCAAAGCCAACACCTATGACAAGGAGGAAGATTCTGCAAAACGATTTTTAGCACTGGATTcacttaaaatgttttcaaatgagaaaaaaagaaaagtgtgtATATTTTCTATCAAGCTGCGTACCTTCCCTCCCATAACAcatgcagcacacacacatcttTAAAATGGCACTGCCTATCCAGGCACAGTTGAACTTCAGTGCTTAGGGAAGCTCTTCAGGGACCCACCTGCAGCCACCACGGCTTGGTTTCCAAGCTATCACACACATACTTTAtcacagcagtgcagagaagCTGCTCCAAAGTAGACATGAGCAAAGCTCTCCTGTTTAGTTACAACTGAAAATTTCACACTGCTAACATCCCATGTTGCAGATGTTCATATTCAGCAAAACCAGAAATTGTAACAAATCAGATATGAAGTACCACATTCAGCATGCAGAGAgcaattttctgcttctttgccatttatttctgaagacaACTGTATTATTGGGTATTTCCAGAGATTCTGATTTATGTATATATCACGTCTGTTTTTAAAAACGGCATTACATTTCTCATCCTTCAAAAAGGTTTAGGATGTAGCATCTTCATTGTGTAGCTCAAAACTAAGGTTGGGTCATAATTAGACACCATAAAGGTGATTCTGATTGAATTTTTCAGCAAACAAGAATGTATGAGATACACCTACATGGGAAGACACACACCTTTTTACATGCTGTAGCACTAATTAGAACTAGGAATAGAAAAGCATTCCATCTGAGAAACCAGAACCCTGCTGGAAAGTCATGTCCTGTTCCCTAGATTATGAGATACTTTAGAACTGGAAGATcgcttttgttttccagagattAATATGTGGCTTATGAAGACTTTCCTGGCACTGAGTTACTTTATCCACCTTATTTAtctactgcttttttctttcaatccATGCCACAAcactgctattaaaaaaattgCTATAACAAGAAATAACTTTCAGAATGCCCATCCACTTGTACACTTTCATAAGTGTTCGATGCAATTCAGTTCACATTGCACCTATCTAATTTATTAATAATACATAAAATCAGAATCACCAGAACCTAAAACCTAGCTTGAAACTACGAAGTGTCAAATCCTCAGCACATGCAATAGAGAAAGGAGCCATGTCCCAATAGAGGCTTTTTCTATAAAAAAGTAATTCATacaaaacagctggaaaaaagtACACAGCATCACATACCCTATTTCAATGAGGTAACAGATGAGTGTGGAGGCTGAGGTACCTGCCCAAGACCTCACTACgtatttctgcagcacttgcagGGAATTTAACCTAGAGTTAAAATCGAGCCAAAGACAGAAGCTTCTAGGCTGCTTTAATAGACAGAAATAGAGATAAAAGTCACAGTCAGCCACAAAGTACGTGGATATCCtccaaaaatacaaaatgccaGGCTATGCGTGTTCAAGAATTTAATAGTTTACCTTTtagttttttaatatatctaaACCTTTATCTTTCTCATAGCCTTGAAATATAGATAAAGGCTCTTATTAACTGATGATCTCATTTCTAAAACATGGAGAACATCAAAACTAGtcaaagtgaaaaatgtgaaaGGGGAAAAACTGAATCTAAACTGTTGCTTTTAAAGCGTGAGCCTTCTGCACTGACACTTCAGTACAGTGCagtcttcaaaacagaaaaattagttCGCTTTTCCTATTACCTTCACATCCAAGAATCTGAGTTCAgttgttatttttccccaaCCCAAACGCAATGATCTCTGCatgcaattaaataaataaataaaatcacaccCAATCCTACTAGTCAGTCTGTGGCACCTTGCACTGACTTAATGTACTCCAGCTGCAATTTTCTGTTTCCCCTCATGCAATTCCTTGCTCTTTTTCCACACTCCCACGCTCTTCCTttgctcattttttccccttactttCTCCCTCAGTTTGTTTTcacctgcagtgttttctgcattCCTGCCTTCACCCACCCCAGTCTGTTTTTGATTGCCAGCTCTCTTTCCccttatgttttcttgtttctttttaaatcagtgTTTTGTTCCCTGCAGTCGAGCTGTTGAGTTGGCTGACAGTTCTTCCACTGGTACAACTGCCTggtgcagctcacagcacagaatCAGAATGGGAAACAGCATCCTGCACCCCTAGTGTGGGTAAATACAAACTCAGCTAAATGCATAAAACCCAGCAAGTTGCCTCCAGACCTTTTCACTcttttacaagaaaacaaactgaaacatacCTCTGTAGATCCCTTCTGCAGTTGAAAACCAGTAAgcaacttctgtttttattagtgGAAGCTTTTATTCACTGAATTGAGAGCAGAGACCCACTAGAAGTCTCTCAAGCCAATTCAGACCTGTTCCTTATCAGCTCTCAACTTCCTCATTTGGATAAGGAGACTTTTCAGACTTGGGAAGTTTCAAGTGAAATGGCTCCACGCAGTCAGTAAGAAGGTGCTTTACAGCCAggttcaaaacaaagcaatgcaACTGGGAATAATATCTATACATTAACACAGGAAGCCAGCAAAGATGACAAGCGTGCCTACACATTAACTGCAGGCAcactgtgcaggcagagctgtaaCTCCCTGTAACACTTCCTCCACCAGTGTCCTTATAATCCATGGACAACTGGGACAAAAGACAGCAGAGTCAACACAAttttcacagcatttctttttcacttagGCACTGTACACACAAATCCTTTAAATGTATCTCCTCTGAATGTGCAGAGAACGTGCCCAGGAACACCACGCTGCTCACACAAACGTACAGAGGAATTTCTTACATTGGGTGCAGTTCTACACATGTAGAgcaaggatcacagaattgAAAAGTGCTTTTCTGCATTGCTATCCTGATGATTAGAGACTTATTTCCAGTATATGAAACGAGACCACTGTTGctgggttatttttttgtttgtttgttaaatttCATTGTAAAAAATCTATGAAATAAAAACTCCTGTTGTGCAGGAGCTTAACAATGCCTTTTCAGGGCTTAGCTTGCTTGTATAGGGCAGTAACAAATCAAATATGTCAAACCCACTCCACTGATATCACCACTGCATTTAGTAAACATATGACAGGAAACAGCCTGTGTCTAAAATTGCTGTGGCATTTCCAAAGGAGCCAAATTTATCCTGTGTGACTTCAATGGAGTCAGTGCAGTTGCACCAGGAACGAGCGTGGCCCACAGTTTTCACTCTGGTCGCAGATCTCCTCTCATGGTGAAGGACATCcagaaacaaagataaaaatagCCTGACACAAATCAGGGGAACAGTCATATGCCAGTGAAGAGGGAGGCAGTAATTGTGTCTGGTGACTCACATGAAGGCCCCAGGTGTAGGGGATACCCCACATAGCAACATGCAGTTAACCATGTCGTGTCTTCCTGCAAAGCTGCCCTGGGCATGAGACAGATCCTTCACATCCATGAGCAGCTCTGCATTAAACACAACTGTACACCAATGCAACCAACAGCTTCCCTTCTGGGCTCATCACACCCAAAGACAATGCAGTTTGGCTTCAAAGCCAAGTAAATGTCACTATTTGCTGCATTTTCATGATATGGTTTTGTGCATGCATAAAACTTCTTCATATTGACCTGAAGCACAGACAGTGggcaaacaacacaaaactaaTATCTGAGCAGTGATTGCCTTCGTTTTAGTGTAATTGTCAGGCTGCCCTTTTTGACCTTGATAGCTACTCAGCTACAGCTGTATTACCAACTCTGTTTCTCTTTATGCAGACTTCCAGTGGTGACAGCATCATGGAGGACTAACAAGGTATGTGCTCATTGCTTTAAACTGCACTTGTAAAGAAAAACCTGATTATACAGAGTATGTTCCCTTTGCTTACCTCTCCCACAGGCAGGCTaagcaagaaaagcaacatGCAGGTGTTTTAAAAATTTCCAAACCCCACACAATCTGTTATTGTAATCTGACCTATCTTCATCccttttctatgtatttttctagCAATAAGGGGTATATGCTctaatatactttttttttttttcttccctttaaatCCTTTTGTGTCACTCTCTGGCACGGTGACTGGCTGTGTGCTGATGTTTTCTCCTCCCTGAGATCGCTTCCCTGAACTGGTGATGGCTTCTTCACCCGTGATACCCAGCCCATCTTTTAGAGCAGTACTTTAAGGCCACTGCCCCTAGAAATGTACTCAGCATCATGATGTACAGGTGCCTGCAAGCATGCAGGGTATCTAAGATAGCCCACAGAAATGGGCTCAATGTGTGTAGGACCAGGTAAAACAATCCCATTCCTCTGCAAATTCTTCTGAGTGCCCCCCAAAAATGGAATAGCTAGGGTGAAGCTAGCTGTCAGCAGGTTGCACACAGGCCACAGTGACTTAGGGTGAAGCCACCCTCAGGAAACTCTAATCTCTGTACAGCATCCATCACACAAGCTAGCTGCATAAACCTAGCTATAATTGCCTAAGTCCATTAGTGGCTCACCTCCCATGTCTTGTGCAGAAGACAAACAGCTTGGCCCACAGCAGCTCACTCAAGGCTGGCAATGCCAAGCCACCAATTCAGGGAATCCTTGCCCTGGGAACAGGCAGAAGCCAGCAAAGAGCACAGCACACTGTGCCTGCTGAGCACCTTCACTGATTACACAGATGAGAACAGGTACAGAGTTATgtcaaataaagctgaaaaacagtCAGTGCTAGGAAACTAAGACCTCACTGTGCTTCCTTTcaaaagcctttaaaaaaaaataaaataaaataccagtGTTGTCATCTGTActgaaaatacatgttttctgCCATCTAACTTTAGAGAGGGTCTAAAAAGAGcctgaaaaaatgcttttgtttcattttaaggTTCTTCTATTTTAGACACACCTGAAGACAAGTTCACGGGTGATAAAACATCGCTGGGTCAGTCAGAATGTCCTATAAACCATGCAGCAGATACCTAAGCAATTGTTTGCCTTTACCTGACATATAAGAAAGAGGGGAAGGCAGGTATCTGTATAATTcaccagaggaaaaaacaaacaaacaaaaacaacaacacacacacacacacacacacaaaaaacaccaaacaagaTAAGGAGAAGCCTTGTGTCAAAGATGTTATTACAGTATATACTCACAAACCACCAGGGGGCAAGTTCAGCTTTCAGAGCAACACTTGAGAGATGTATACAATATCATCGTGTTAAGAACTAATTTTTCCTCATTGCACTGTGCCTACCCTTTGCCATGAGCTATGCAAGCACACAGTCTCTTGACACAGAAGATTCACACAGTAGGGCTTTTATAACCCACTGGGACTTCTAAGAGAACCAACACCCTGTGCTTCCATCTGccttcaaaagggaaaagatgcAAGAgtgcatgttttatttcaagcaGGAGACAAAGCAATACACATGCTTTATCTTGCTCCCATAGCAGCAGGCATACTTGAACTTTTTAATCATTATTCTATTCTgtctaatgaaaaaaatactgctaaaaTTCCTTGAATAAGTCACGTATAGCCTTTAATTTCATACCATGAAGTATTTTTTACTTAGAATGGAAGTGCATAGAGATTCATTCTCCTCCCTTCCAAGACAAGGCTCTGGAAAGTCTGATCATCTGTACAGCCAGGCATCCTGGCCTCCAGCCCTAACACAAAGCTTCAGGTGTGCTTGAACTAGCAGTAATGGGGGGAGAAGGGTGGAAAGCAACCTCAGTCTCCTCACAGGCCACAAAGGATGGAAAGATAAGGATATAAAAAGGCAGGACCTGGTAAGTCCCACATTTCCACAATTTCCATTTTACAGTCTCCAACCCCTGTCGAAAAGCAGGTGCTCAGCAGCCCCTAAGAGGAGAGATATAATGCAGCACAAACCTGaacttggaaaacatttttaaaaacatcattttaaactaaaagcCCTTgtgaaaacaatttatttacTTCAAGTTGCTTAGAACCTTAAAACAACCTCCATCTGCACTTATTGAAGCACTttacttctgcatttctaaCTCTTCACTTTCCTGCTTTCCCAGCTCCACAAAGGCTGTctaaacaaaaagagaagataacAGGCACTTTGCACTGTTCCTGACAActcctctcctttcctgcaCTTCTAAACCTCTGATCTGAGCCCTCTGCTTTCTTGCTGCCATGGAGAAGGTCCAATACATAACCCGCTCTGCTCTGAGGAGAGCCTCAACTATTGAGGTCAACCCACAAGCACGCCAAAGGCTCCAGGAGCTCTTTGTGAATTTCTGCCTGATCTTAATTTGCCTCTTGCTGATCTGCATCATTGTGATGCTCCTCTGAAGTTCCAGCACTTCTCTGCACTGTTCTCTAGGAAAGCCGCCCAAAGGGAAGAGCAACCTCCACTTCCAACCCCAATGCAAGGATCCCCTTGGGAGAGGGGCTAGCACTTGGACTAAGGCTGCGCTGTGTGCCAGCCATCGCGCTGCTCTTACTGCCTGCCACATGTATTAAAAACACACTTCTGTGCTGAACAGTGTCTAGAGCCTGTTGTTACACAGCTGTGCATGACCTAATTTATCTGTTCAGTCAAGAGATGTTCTGACTGGTGCAGGGAACTGCCCCTCCAGAGGGCTGGTAAGTCTCCCCATGTTTTAGCCAGTTCCCCACAGGTTAGCCCCTACAGACAAACAAGAAGTGCACTTCTTCAGGATCTTTGAGTTTCTCTGGAAGTCCATAGACCATTAGGCATGCTCCAAATTCTGCCTAAAGaagagctgctggcacacaTACCACATACTGCAGAGTAGGAAAACATCTGCTCAGAGACCTAAAACATGTTGCATCTTTGTGCTATCAACTGAAGGTATTCACCTCGTTCTAGCATTTTTATGagaacaaaagtaaaacaaaaagtatcTTCTGAaggtatatatacatatatatatacatatatgtaatatatatatttaatttcaaatgctcttcttcatatttatatataggtaagtatacataaatatatatatacataatgtATGCGTGTATTTTTATATGCACACACCTcagatctgaaaacaaaaaggcaattcttttttttccccactggcATTTGTCACTGTTCCATTTTCACTTGATATAACCATACAGAATTAAATGACAACTAGAAAGATCTTTCAGTACATTTTTGCAGACAAACACATACTACCATACTGgcaaagatttcattttctgtaagtAGCGTAAACAAATGGCTCgagtaaaaaaacaacaacgacaaaaaataatcacaaataCCTCCAAGTTCTTAATGTTTGGTTTCAGACAACTTGAGTACTGCCTGCTCACATAAATAAGCATCCGAGTTTAAAACTACAGATTGTTCTGTATTTGCACTGCCATTCTACATGACTTACATTTGATGtagtaaagaaaaaggtttagGCCATTTTTACTACTGCAAATGGGACATACCATAGAAATACAAGCAACACCATCATCCTCAACTATAAATGACTGTTAGAGAACAAGCAAGTATTTTCCTAAGATAAATGATGCGTATCATTATTTACAGGAGGAggaacactgcagaaaagcttGTTTAGCACATAAAACACAGTCTATACAACTAAAAGGTGAAGCTTCTGCTCCAGCAGATATCAAGTAACAGGCCAGAGCAGACTTCCAGCCCTCTCACATGTTGCTGGTGTTAGGCTAAATTCCTAGAAACACTACAGCTCTCAAACTTCAAAAGAAAGCT
This region of Excalfactoria chinensis isolate bCotChi1 chromosome 3, bCotChi1.hap2, whole genome shotgun sequence genomic DNA includes:
- the PLN gene encoding phospholamban isoform X2, encoding MEKVQYITRSALRRASTIEVNPQARQRLQELFVNFCLILICLLLICIIVMLL